Below is a genomic region from Bacillota bacterium.
GTAAGGGGGATCCTCCCCCTTTCGAGCCACCCACGAGGCCTTCCCCGTATAATTCACGGGCGGGGGACAGCGATGCCGCGTCGCCCGGGGGCTGGCGGGGGGACTGGCGCAAAGCAGCCAACAACTGGGCCTTCAGATGGGCTGGCAGGAAAGCGTCATCCTCGATGAGGGCCCGCACCTGCTGCTCCAGAGATGCGATGCGGGTTTCCCGCTCTTGCATGGCCGCTGCCTGACCGGACAGGGAATCCAGCAGGGACCGCTGGGCGTCGGTCTCCTGACGCAGCCGCGCCAGTTCGTCCATATTACCACGCATGATGGAATACGACTGCAGAAACCCGAAAAGGATTGCACAAATCAGGACTGCTGACGCGAGCAGCCTGCGGAAAAAGGAAACGGGGAGCCTGACCTGATATGTACGCTCTCCAAAATGGGGCACCAGCATAATCGTCACATGGCGTGACCTGGGCACCCTGCCGGCCACTTTTTCACCCCGCTCTCCCCGGGCGGTAGCTACGCAATTCGCCGGTCAGCCCCACTTTTCCTCCCCCATCCGTCCGGCCCGACCGGCCCGTAGCGCTACCAGCTCGGCGGGCAAAAGTTTCACGTGAAACAGTGACTAGCCCCTGATGCCGGCTCCTCGCCCACCCAGCACCTCCAGCAACCGCTCCAGGTCCTGCCGGCTGTAATACTGAATCTCAATACGCCCCCTCTGCTCATCTCCCCGGATAAACACCTTCGTCCCCAGGGCCTGCCGCAGCCGGTCCTCCCACGCCCCCCACGAGCCGGACGCCTTGGGCGCCCGACCCCGCCCAGCCCCCCGCACCTCGCGCCGGACTACCTCCTCCGCCTCGCGCACCGAGGCGCCACGCCGTACCAGGCTCTCTGCCACAGCAACCTGCAATCCCTCATCCGGAATGGCCAAAAGCGCGCGCGCATGTCCTGCGCTCAGCTTCCCCGCCCTCACCATCTCCTGGACCGCACTGGCCAGACCGAGCAAGCGTAGCGTGTTCGCCACATACGATCGACTCTTTCCCACCCGCGCCGCCAACTGCTCCTGCGTGTACCCAAACCGCTCCATCAACTGCCGGAACCCCGCCGCTTCCTCCATGGGGTTCAAATCTTCCCGCTGCAGGTTCTCGACCAGGGCCAGCTCCAGCCGTTCCGCCTCGCTCACATCCTTAATAATAGCCGGGATGGTCCTCAGCCCGGCCAGAACCGCCGCCCGCCACCTGCGCTCCCCCGCCACCAGCTCATACCCACCGGCTACCGGCCTCACCAGCACGGGCTGCAGCACACCGTGGGCTCGCACGGACTGGGCCAGTTCGGCCAACCCCTCCTCGTCTAACCTCTGCCGCGGCTGGTCCGGCGCCGGGCGCACCTCATCCACAGCTATGTCCTGCACCTGCCCCTCCTGCGGCAGCAGCGCCCCCAACCCCTTGCCCAGTCCTCGCTTACCGCCCGTACTCACGCGCCAGAACCTCCTTGGCCAATGCCATGTAGCTCTCGGCCGCCCGCGACCTGGGGTCGTACCAGTTGATGGGCTGCCCGTGGCTGGGCGCCTCCGACAACCTAACGCTACGGGGAATCACCGTACTGTAAACCTTCTCCCGAAAGTACTGCCTGACCTCAGCAGCCACCTGACTGGAAAGGTTCGTCCTCGTATCAAACATGGTGAGCACCACACCCTCGATGTGCAGCCCCGGGTTGTAACTCCTCCGCACCAACTGAACAGTACGCACCAGCTGGCCCAGCCCCTCGAGCGCAAAGTACTCGCACTGAATCGGTACCACCACGCCCTCCGCAGCCACCAACGCGTTCAGCGTGAGCAGGCCCAGCGAAGGCGGGCAGTCCATCAAGACAAACCTGTACTTCCCCTGCACGTCTGCAAGGGCCCTCCGCAACCGCTCCTCCCGCTCCGGCTCCCCCGCCAGCTCCACCTCCGCCCCCGCGAGGTCCACCGTGGCCGGCACCAGGTCCACCGCCCACGGCGTACGCACCACCACTTCCCCCATCTCCCGAACTCCCGCCAGCACGTCGTAAAGCGTTCCCGCCAATCGCCCCTTGTCCACGCCCAAGCCTGCGGTGCAGTGACCCTGCGGATCACAATCCAGGGCCAGCACGGCGTGCCCCATCGCCGCCAGGCAAGCCGCCAGGTTCACCACGGTGGTGGTCTTACCCACCCCGCCCTTCTGGTTCGCCACCGCCAGCACCCTGCCCACAGGTCCTCTTCGCCACCCCCGCCCCCCGTCTGGGCCGCTCTATGTACACGGTGACCACCAACTCGTCTCCGGCGTCACGCTCCTCCATCCGCGCCGGCACCCCCGCCTCCCGCAACGCCTGCACCGTAGCCCGAAACGTATTCAAAAATATCCTCAGATCCCGCAGCGCAGCCAGACGCGGCCGGCCTCTCTTTCCTTCGTCACCCCCAGCCCCCTTTCCTTCGCCCACCACCTCCTCTACCAGCCGCTCCGCCTCCTGCACCCGCAGGTCCCCCTCCACAACCAGCCGAAACACACGTAGCATCTCCTCCTCGCTTCTGAGGCGCAGCAAGGCCCGACCGTGTCTCTCGCTGATTACCCCCTCGTGCAGTGCCGCCCTGATCTCCGCCGGCAACCGCAACAGCCGTAGCCGATTCGCCACCGTGGCCTGGCTCAATCCCACCCTCCGCGCCAACTCTTCCTGGCTGAGATGAAACTCCTCCAGGATGCGCCGGTATGCCTCCGCCTCCTCGATCGGGCTCAAACCTTCCCGTTGCAAGTTCTCCACCAGGGCCAGCACGGCTGCCTCCGCCTCCGAACACTCCGTCACCACCGCAGGTACCGTCCGCAGTCCCGCTTCCCGCGCCGCCCGCAGCCTCCGGTGTCCCGCAACCACCTGGTACCCGTTCCCCGTCCTGCGCACCACCACCGGCTGCAGCAGCCCGTGCTCCCGAATTGAAGAACACAATCCCTCTACGTCATCCCCATCCCAGCGGGGTTGATGCGGGTTCGGTGCCAGCAGGTCCACCGGCACCTGCAGCACCTGCCGCCTGCCCTTCGGCCCCGCTGTACCCCGGCCTCCCAGTCTCAACCTCTCACCCCCTGGCTACCCAATTCTTTCCTGAACCTCCCCCTTCCTCCTCACCCTTTGCCACCACTACCAGCACCCGCCTCCCCATCCCCCACGGCAGTTGCACCCTCACCACCCTCTTCAGCGATCCTCCTGCCCCCACCACCTGCTCCCATTCCCCGCTGGCCTCCTCCTCACCCCGCGGTCCCAGCATGGCCACGAACTCACCCCCGCGCGCAGCCAGGGGAAGACACAAACCCACCGCCACCGGGAACCGCGCCAGCGCCCGCGCCAGCACCCGATCGAACGTCCGGCCCGCCGCCTGCAGTTCCTCCGCCCGCTGCCGCACAACTGCCACGTTATCGAGCCCCAACTGCCATACCGCCCAACGCAGGAAGCCCGCCCGTCGCCCCCGCGGCTCCGCAAGCACCACCCGCACCCCCGGCCGGCAAATGGCCACTACCAACCCTGGCAGCCCCACCCCGCTCCCCACATCCACCACGCTGGCTCCCTCGGGGAAATCTGTGGCCACCAGGCACGTCGCCGAGTCCAGCAGGTGCTTTCCCACCAGAACCCGCACATCCACCGGCGGACGAAATCCAGCCCGCGGCCCCGCTTCCTGCAACAAAACGCCGTAACGCGCAAGCTCCCCCGCCGCCGACCCCGCCAGCTCTATGCCCAGGGCCCGCGCACCCTCCTCGATCAGCTCCCCCAGGGCGCCCTCAG
It encodes:
- a CDS encoding ParA family protein, whose product is MGRVLAVANQKGGVGKTTTVVNLAACLAAMGHAVLALDCDPQGHCTAGLGVDKGRLAGTLYDVLAGVREMGEVVVRTPWAVDLVPATVDLAGAEVELAGEPEREERLRRALADVQGKYRFVLMDCPPSLGLLTLNALVAAEGVVVPIQCEYFALEGLGQLVRTVQLVRRSYNPGLHIEGVVLTMFDTRTNLSSQVAAEVRQYFREKVYSTVIPRSVRLSEAPSHGQPINWYDPRSRAAESYMALAKEVLAREYGR
- the rsmG gene encoding 16S rRNA (guanine(527)-N(7))-methyltransferase RsmG; protein product: MEGRSSEGALGELIEEGARALGIELAGSAAGELARYGVLLQEAGPRAGFRPPVDVRVLVGKHLLDSATCLVATDFPEGASVVDVGSGVGLPGLVVAICRPGVRVVLAEPRGRRAGFLRWAVWQLGLDNVAVVRQRAEELQAAGRTFDRVLARALARFPVAVGLCLPLAARGGEFVAMLGPRGEEEASGEWEQVVGAGGSLKRVVRVQLPWGMGRRVLVVVAKGEEEGGGSGKNWVARG
- a CDS encoding ParB/RepB/Spo0J family partition protein — encoded protein: MRLGGRGTAGPKGRRQVLQVPVDLLAPNPHQPRWDGDDVEGLCSSIREHGLLQPVVVRRTGNGYQVVAGHRRLRAAREAGLRTVPAVVTECSEAEAAVLALVENLQREGLSPIEEAEAYRRILEEFHLSQEELARRVGLSQATVANRLRLLRLPAEIRAALHEGVISERHGRALLRLRSEEEMLRVFRLVVEGDLRVQEAERLVEEVVGEGKGAGGDEGKRGRPRLAALRDLRIFLNTFRATVQALREAGVPARMEERDAGDELVVTVYIERPRRGAGVAKRTCGQGAGGGEPEGRGG
- a CDS encoding ParB/RepB/Spo0J family partition protein, producing the protein MSTGGKRGLGKGLGALLPQEGQVQDIAVDEVRPAPDQPRQRLDEEGLAELAQSVRAHGVLQPVLVRPVAGGYELVAGERRWRAAVLAGLRTIPAIIKDVSEAERLELALVENLQREDLNPMEEAAGFRQLMERFGYTQEQLAARVGKSRSYVANTLRLLGLASAVQEMVRAGKLSAGHARALLAIPDEGLQVAVAESLVRRGASVREAEEVVRREVRGAGRGRAPKASGSWGAWEDRLRQALGTKVFIRGDEQRGRIEIQYYSRQDLERLLEVLGGRGAGIRG